A genomic window from Anoplolepis gracilipes chromosome 6, ASM4749672v1, whole genome shotgun sequence includes:
- the LOC140666554 gene encoding uncharacterized protein — MSTLGISCYEDGFRLGGPPSECSLRSKAQIDALFEDSRSICSSALSGWYAGLSVVIPTNPDDSSTEEQKRVNSAVQARIEAMFASVEAESGTPGECAAAILPVKYMGAAPVGGRVASVRGLQEPLRQLLERIEGCVRAELEISRRGLTFRTSDVCEKNNPFRRIAVWSALKLRCKRIPSGDVHHAFLPLVGDQDQRHTETLENKHADLYRTMRGLRTEAELYPPIFAVVMRRPGAARLLECHGFACESEEDAVVAAATLYRALLADLDANRRRPRHANGVGCISLASVVSSVREPSLSSRISYLLPPPPRPTAPHPVRPPRTKKSSMSSSVTEDEGTKSSAQKMPRRKKKNSDVKAEDILEARGRRRDGKTEKNKFGQNNRDVILSRNEELQNSKNKMFSAKDQNSLKIEVESEKPDKIYSINDMNGIYERQSNKYEKLYKQNNAKKDPADLKDIYEKNYGSYNLNRENADNCERQSYSSRADSILMYDKVDKTERNEMNSTYEQTGRKKESTYSQRIEDADKIYSLGKEEIYVSKNNNRNNKMKSSQDDIFFAKNLKNSGRYQSRQERSNGTIKQQRRSRDPERMYSGKRLNRVDTMDKPLKKEQSDSAYSLSIPEYSRPRRRRSRAGSEPPVSHSEEKIVEENALKRSQSDIDVDRGDLMTRVELPRRGSFLTSGSTRRSNNIKGGTPLGFTELFDEFRNQEGLTSVDDILAAIIDPEGMSFNDLKPLYKEFLLKLAATLTQDELYQRSASIMRRRRRPQRRRSTRRSCLLGKAIKRSVSRLKGGPTEFTSVIFPARRLNDSFGSSSSCDVRNNHRNRVLASRLGRRKSSWKATKNGVCHTTSEDSDTCRRLSRSVGATANRSSSGYVSCSECSYDSESCTCVSADKCYCSLSRRIPATSVPDNTVICACDTDSCSESNKCYCARKPIQPTILEQLRQKGIVPSESTLSRGDSPERIRSSKMTGSHSSSRNADFLKTRSSPTCGSSDNLALDYDLFSPGRRSQQSSGSEKVLVVSARDTQGRLVYVGGTERDKKYSSRGNSRSGAHHEALSIKKSAEIAAVFSAGENNRNSRRASNASSIRSSISLEAGLGYLP, encoded by the exons GTAAAATATATGGGAGCTGCTCCAGTCGGTGGACGCGTTGCGAGTGTACGGGGTCTTCAGGAACCTCTTCGTCAGCTATTGGAACGTATAGAAGGGTGTGTCAGGGCCGAGTTGGAAATCTCCAGGCGTGGACTAACATTCCGCACGAGCGACGTTTGTGAGAAGAATAATCCCTTTCGCAGAATAGCGGTGTGGAGTGCCCTGAAGCTGAGATGCAAGAGAATACCATCGGGTGACGTGCATCATGCCTTCTTACCTTTAGTTGGCGATCAGGATCAAAGACACACGGAGACACTGGAAAATAAACACGCTGATCTCTATAG gACAATGCGCGGTTTAAGAACCGAAGCAGAATTATATCCTCCGATCTTCGCCGTGGTAATGCGACGACCTGGGGCTGCCAGACTCCTGGAGTGTCACGGATTCGCCTGTGAATCCGAGGAAGATGCCGTGGTGGCTGCAGCCACGTTATATCGCGCTCTTCTCGCCGATCTGGACGCGAACCGCCGACGACCACGTCACGCGAATGGTGTCGGCTGCATCAGTCTGGCCTCCGTTGTTTCCAGTGTCCGAGAACCCAGTCTCAGTAGCAGGATTAGTTATTTACTGCCTCCACCACCAAGACCGACTGCGCCTCATCCTGTGAGACCACCCAGAACCAAGAAGAGTTCCATGAGTAGTTCCGTCACTGAAGACGAGGGCACAAAATCTAGTGCACAGAAGATGCCGcgtagaaagaagaaaaattctgACGTGAAGGCAGAAGACATTCTTGAGGCTCGTGGAAGAAGACGAGATGGTAAgacggaaaaaaataaattcgggCAGAACAATCGAGATGTTATATTATCCAGAAATGAGGAATTACAAAATTCGAAGAACAAGATGTTTTCCGCTAAGGATCAAAACTCTTTGAAAATAGAGGTTGAATCTGAAAAACCTGATAAAATTTACAGCATTAACGATATGAACGGAATCTACGAAAGACAATCGAACAAGTACGAAAAACTGTACAAGCAAAACAATGCGAAAAAAGATCCGGCggatttaaaagatatttacgaaaaaaattatggatCATACAATTTGAATCGAGAAAACGCTGATAACTGCGAACGGCAATCGTACTCTTCCAGAGCCGATAGCATTTTGATGTATGATAAGGTCGATAAGACCGAAAGAAATGAGATGAACTCTACTTACGAGCAAACCGGCAGGAAGAAGGAAAGTACTTACAGCCAGCGCATCGAAGACGCTGATAAGATCTATAGTCTCGGAAAAGAGGAGATTTACgttagcaaaaataataacagaaaCAATAAGATGAAAAGCTCTCAGGATGACATCTTCTTTGCGAAGAACTTGAAGAATAGTGGGCGTTATCAGTCGCGTCAGGAACGTTCGAATGGCACGATAAAACAACAGAGACGTTCGCGAGATCCAGAAAGGATGTATTCTGGCAAAAGACTCAACAGAGTCGACACTATGGACAAACCGTTGAAGAAGGAGCAATCGGATTCCGCTTATTCGCTAAGCATCCCAGAATATAGTCGTCCTCGGAGAAGAAGAAGCAGAGCTGGAAGCGAACCGCCTGTTAGTCATTCGGAGGAGAAGATCGTAGAGGAGAACGCGTTGAAGAGATCGCAGAGCGACATAGATGTGGACCGAGGAGATTTAATGACGAGAGTCGAGTTACCCAGAAGAGGCAGCTTCTTGACTTCCGGAAGTACTCGGCGATCTAACAACATCAAAGGCGGCACTCCTTTAGGATTCACAGAACTGTTTGATGAATTTAGAAATCAGGAGGGCTTGACCAGCGTGGATGACATCTTGGCGGCTATTATAG ATCCAGAAGGTATGTCATTCAACGATCTCAAGCCGCTTTACAAGGAATTTTTACTGAAATTGGCGGCAACCTTAACGCAAGACGAACTGTACCAGAGATCCGCCAGTATCATGAGAAGACGTCGGAGACCGCAGAGACGAAGATCGACTCGTCGATCTTGTTTATTAGGCAAAGCCATCAAAAGATCGGTTTCGAGGTTGAAAGGTGGCCCTACGGAATTCACTTCTGTAATATTTCCGGCGAGGAGATTGAACGACAGTTTCGGCAGTAGTTCATCGTGCGACGTCAGAAATAACCATCGAAATCGAGTGCTGGCGAGTAGACTCGGTAGGAGAAAGTCCTCGTGGAAAGCGACCAAGAATGGCGTGTGTCATACTACCTCGGAAGACAGTGATACAT GTAGACGACTGAGTCGCAGTGTGGGTGCCACCGCAAACAGAAGCAGCAGCGGCTATGTAAGCTGCAGCGAATGCAGCTACGACTCCGAGTCATGCACGTGCGTATCAGCGGACAAATGTTATTGCTCGTTGTCTAGACGGATACCAGCTACGTCGGTGCCTGATAACACGGTGATCTGCGCTTGCGATACTGACAGCTGTTCCGAGAGCAATAAGTGTTACTGCGCGAGGAAGCCGATACAGCCGACCATACTGGAGCAACTTAGGCAGAAGGGTATCGTGCCGTCGGAGAGCACGCTCAGCAGAGGAGACAGTCCCGAGAGGATCAGAAGCTCGAAAATGACCGGCAGTCATAGCTCATCGCGCAACGCCGACTTTCTCAAG ACTCGATCATCGCCGACTTGCGGTAGTTCGGATAATTTGGCCTTAGATTACGATCTCTTCAGCCCAGGGAGAAGATCCCAGCAGTCGTCCGGCAGCGAGAAAGTCCTCGTCGTTAGCGCCAGAGATACTCAGGGTCGTTTAGTTTACGTCGGTGGCACAGAACGAGATAAAAAGTACTCTTCTCGCGGTAATAGCAGATCCGGAGCGCACCACGAAGCGCTGTCCATCAAGAAAAGTGCGGAAATTGCTGCGGTCTTCAGTGCAGGAGAAAATAATCGCAACTCAAGAAGGGCTAGTAATGCGTCGAGTATAAGAAGTTCAATTAGTCTCGAAGCTGGATTAGGTTACTTACCTTGA
- the LOC140666556 gene encoding protein HGH1 homolog, which yields MESLQEISEYLCRNTRLDLKVIALKHILGVTVTADGREFLLKIPEILKQLVILVQDSADPIRKDAALTLVNITGDEAGTNAMLIISESSNSMKEQEYSLNLIKVCIRNMMDKSSILADPCCMILSNMTRLLYLVDRIVALIEQSGYTWDAIVAAFTAKQYNTTGAKLHYLGPVFSNLSQSSYVRSYLMDRDRCVIQRLLSFTEYSDSIIRRGGVIGTLKNCTFDTKNHDWLLSSEVDLLSHLLLPLAGPEEFDDEDNDKLPINLQYLPETKTRESDPDIRLMLLEALNQLCATKVAREILREKNAYIILRELHKWEKDKSCLLACENVVDILIKTEEEIGLDNLKEVDVPSEYTEKFQKISKDFINST from the exons ATGGAATCTTTGCAAGAAATTTCTGAATACTTATGTCGTAATACACGATTGgatttaaaagttattgcaTTGAAACACATACTTG gtGTGACAGTAACTGCTGATGGTcgagaatttttattgaagaTTCCAGAAATATTGAAACAGCTTGTTATTCTTGTGCAAGATTCTGCTGATCCTATCAGAAAGGACGCCGCACTGACATTGGTAAATATTACTGGAGATGAAGCAGGAACCAATGCAATGCTGATTATTTCTGAGTCAAGCAATTCAATGAAAGAACAAGAATATAgtctgaatttaataaaagtttgtatAAG gaATATGATGGATAAATCTAGCATTTTGGCAGATCCATGTTGTATGATACTTTCCAATATGACTAGACTGCTTTATTTAGTGGATAGAATTGTAGCGCTTATTGAACAAAGTGGTTATACATGGGATGCAATAGTGGCTGCATTTACTGCTAAGCAGTATAATACTACAGGTGCTAAATTACATTATCTTGGACCTGTTTTTAGCAATCTCAGTCAATCATCGTATGTGAGAag CTATTTGATGGATCGAGATCGCTGTGTTATTCAACGGCTTCTTTCATTCACAGAATATTCTGATAGTATAATTAGGCGAGGTGGTGTTATTggtactttaaaaaattgtacatttgaCACGAAAAATCATGATTGGTTGCTGAGTTCAGAAGTGGATTTATTGTCACATTTATTGTTGCCGCTTGCTGGTCCAGAAGAGTTCGACGATgaagataatgataaattgcCAATTAATTTGCAGTATCTTCCCGAAACAAAGACTCGAGAATCTGATCCGGATATAAG ACTTATGCTCTTAGAAGCACTAAACCAACTCTGCGCAACGAAAGTTGCGAGAGAAATATTGAGGGAAAAGAATGCATATATCATACTTAGAGAACTTCACAAGTGGGAAAAAGACAAGAGTTGTTTATTAGCATGTGAAAATGTCGTGGATATCCTGATAAA AACCGAGGAAGAAATCGGCTTAGATAATTTGAAGGAAGTAGATGTGCCATCTGAATATACAGAGAAGTTTCAGAAGATAAGTAAAGACTTTATTAACAGTACATAG
- the LOC140666646 gene encoding coiled-coil domain-containing protein 86, whose amino-acid sequence MESGEKITRMEDILNKNIVPTKDESEPSSTVEKHEKPCIPRGKPKSGRVWKEEKTKFSSIIKTRGIRLSLAKKQKLREDLKRVKEMSREIKAQKQAEKEAKKQRRRENLKRAEENRKKSEIVQVIKNPAKIKRMKKKQLRMIEKRDTLNM is encoded by the exons atgGAGAGTGGAGAAAAAATAACACGTATGgaagatatattaaacaaaaatatagtgcCGACTAAAGATGAATCAGAACCTTCATCCACTGTTGAGAAACATGAAAAACCATGTATTCCAAGGGGTAAACCAAAATCTGGTAGGGTATGGAAGGAAGAGAAAACgaa attttcttctataattaaaacacgTGGAATTAGATTATCACTAgctaaaaaacaaaaattgagaGAAGATCTAAAACGTGTTAAGGAAATGTCAAGAGAAATTAAAGCACAAAAACAGGCAGAAAAAGAAGCCAAGAAACaacgaagaagagaaaatttgAAGAGAGCTGAAGAGAATCGGAAGAAAAGTGAAATTGTACAAGtt attaaaaatcctgcaaaaataaagagaatgaaaaagaaacagtTAAGAATGATTGAAAAGAGGGATACACTtaacatgtaa